A window of Pedobacter lusitanus contains these coding sequences:
- a CDS encoding c-type cytochrome, with the protein MSKYTSPLITLTISIILLAACTKKQAEEPKPVVPEKPGIQVSYAATIQPIFQARCAGCHAPGRKASAAWSFDGYGTVTANAARIKQVVLVSKTMPLGGTLSAADLQSIKDWFDQGMKQ; encoded by the coding sequence ATGTCAAAATACACATCTCCCTTGATTACCCTAACCATCAGTATAATTTTACTTGCTGCCTGTACAAAAAAACAGGCCGAAGAACCTAAACCTGTGGTACCGGAAAAACCCGGTATCCAGGTTAGCTACGCTGCAACAATCCAGCCTATATTTCAGGCCAGGTGTGCCGGCTGCCATGCTCCCGGCAGAAAAGCATCTGCGGCCTGGAGTTTTGATGGTTACGGTACCGTTACCGCAAATGCCGCCCGGATCAAACAAGTTGTCTTAGTCAGTAAAACAATGCCTCTCGGAGGTACCCTTTCAGCTGCAGACCTGCAATCCATCAAAGATTGGTTTGACCAGGGCATGAAGCAATAA